One window of Strigops habroptila isolate Jane chromosome Z, bStrHab1.2.pri, whole genome shotgun sequence genomic DNA carries:
- the LOC115619637 gene encoding uncharacterized protein LOC115619637 isoform X1, whose translation MTQQWPACCRDSSRQKESVVLIVSGRLALALLFLQRWLTTCTSTVKEITQMKSGCLMILCLIFSAAVAGAYFGTFLPIRMLRAQEASQVLLDKPVNELMSVWNSLSVLGEQAEGVQQLRKEVKSLVAEMRHVKKELQDMRMAMSAMPLEENVQMSAWTLKSEAGYLPGILLASPSISEPGGHSVARTSPANSDHCAAPLEEVLWAWGHQQRPARFHRLSLLCLEGTFQRMCRVASSRFKACVLARELISTTSWASLHWSHGMDEEGKEETLLGTFTYDIAKEPTQTFPLQNELPRAFQFMRLGIRSNWGKSGNTCIYRVQVHGKVTGTNAVGQARGDLLLQK comes from the exons ATGACCCAGCAGTGGCCTGCATGCTGCAGGGACAGCTCACGACAAAAAGAGA GCGTGGTCTTGATCGTTTCTGGCCGTCTGGCGCTGGCTCTGCTGTTCCTCCAGCGATGGCTCACCACCTGCACCTCCACTGT GAAAGAGATCACCCAGATGAAGAGCGGCTGCTTGATGATCCTGTGCCTCATCTTCTCGGCTGCTGTTG CTGGTGCCTACTTTGGGACCTTTCTGCCCATACGGATGCTGCGGGCACAGGAGGCATCACAG GTCCTGCTGGACAAGCCCGTGAATGAGCTGATGTCTGTGTG GAACTCTCTCAGTGTGCTGGGGGAACAAGCGGAGGGGGTGCAACAGCTGAGGAAGGAAGTGAAGAGCCTGGTTGCAGAGATGAGACATGTGAAGAAG GAACTTCAGGACATGAGAATGGCAATGTCTGCAATGCCTTTGGAAGAGAACGTCCAGATGTCTGCCTGGACTCTGAAAAGCGAAG ctggaTATCTCCCCGGGATATTGCTGGCTTCTCCAAGCATCTCAGAGCCAGGTGGTCATTCGGTTGCCCGCACAAGTCCAGCCAACAGCGATCACTGTGCAGCACCCCTTGAAGAGGTCCTCTGGGCTTGGGGACATCAGCAGCGCCCTGCGAGATTTCACCGTCTCT CACTGCTGTGCCTCGAGGGGACGTTTCAGAGGATGTGCAGGGTGGCGTCATCCCGTTTTAAGGCTTGCGTTTTAGCTCGAGAGCTCATCTCCACCACATCTTGGGCCAGCCTACACTGGAGCCAT GGAAtggatgaagaaggaaaagaggaaactCTGCTCGGGACTTTCACCTATGACATAGCAAAAGAGCCGACCCAGACCTTCCCTCTGCAG aatgAGCTTCCCAGAGCCTTTCAGTTTATGAGACTTGGCATACGCAGCAATTGGGGCAAGTCGGGCAACACCTGCATTTATCGAGTGCAGGTTCATGGGAAGGTAACGGGAACGAACGCCGTCGGCCAGGCACGAGGAGACCTCCTgctccagaaataa
- the LOC115619639 gene encoding interferon alpha-2-like codes for MNAFGLIQIGIILLCTTTTSCPQCNHLPLQRRKVVKNSLQLLDKMGEKFPRQCLREKMSFRFPNQVLKPRQRETVKVAIEEIFQHIFYIFSKNLTLAAWDETALGQFQNGLYQQIEQLEVCVIKKQTRYFWSKEANRLKLKKYFKEIDCFLKDKQYSLCSWEISRAEMRRCLQLVDKVIRKLNN; via the coding sequence ATGAATGCTTTTGGCTTAATACAAATTGGCATCATACTGTTGTGCACCACCACTACCTCCTGTCCTCAGTGTAATCACCTTCCTTTACAGCGAAGAAAAGTGGTCAAGAACAGCCTGCAACTTTTGGACAAAATGGGTGAAAAGTTTCCTCGACAATgtctgagagagaaaatgtcCTTCAGATTTCCTAACCAGGTTCTAAAGCCCAGACAGAGAGAGACTGTAAAAGTGGCCATTGAAGAGATCTTCCAACATATCTTCTATATTTTTAGCAAAAATCTGACTCTGGCTGCTTGGGATGAGACAGCTTTAGGACAGTTCCAAAATGGACTTTATCAGCAAATTGAGCAATTGGAGGTATGTGTAATCAAGAAGCAGACCCGGTATTTTTGGAGTAAAGAAGCCAACAGGCTGAAACTGAAAAAGTACTTCAAAGAAATAGACTGTTTTCTTAAAGACAAACAATACAGCCTGTGCTCCTGGGAAATCAGCCGTGCAGAAATGAGAAGATGTCTTCAGTTGGTTGATAAAGTCATAAGGAAGCTCAACAACTAA
- the LOC115619637 gene encoding sperm-associated antigen 4 protein-like isoform X2: MTQQWPACCRDSSRQKESVVLIVSGRLALALLFLQRWLTTCTSTVKEITQMKSGCLMILCLIFSAAVAGAYFGTFLPIRMLRAQEASQVLLDKPVNELMSVWNSLSVLGEQAEGVQQLRKEVKSLVAEMRHVKKELQDMRMAMSAMPLEENVQMSAWTLKSEGAIIDLQRSPRSYAWPCSVFWFLCDLNHPDTFVQLDISPGYCWLLQASQSQVVIRLPAQVQPTAITVQHPLKRSSGLGDISSALRDFTVSGMDEEGKEETLLGTFTYDIAKEPTQTFPLQNELPRAFQFMRLGIRSNWGKSGNTCIYRVQVHGKVTGTNAVGQARGDLLLQK; the protein is encoded by the exons ATGACCCAGCAGTGGCCTGCATGCTGCAGGGACAGCTCACGACAAAAAGAGA GCGTGGTCTTGATCGTTTCTGGCCGTCTGGCGCTGGCTCTGCTGTTCCTCCAGCGATGGCTCACCACCTGCACCTCCACTGT GAAAGAGATCACCCAGATGAAGAGCGGCTGCTTGATGATCCTGTGCCTCATCTTCTCGGCTGCTGTTG CTGGTGCCTACTTTGGGACCTTTCTGCCCATACGGATGCTGCGGGCACAGGAGGCATCACAG GTCCTGCTGGACAAGCCCGTGAATGAGCTGATGTCTGTGTG GAACTCTCTCAGTGTGCTGGGGGAACAAGCGGAGGGGGTGCAACAGCTGAGGAAGGAAGTGAAGAGCCTGGTTGCAGAGATGAGACATGTGAAGAAG GAACTTCAGGACATGAGAATGGCAATGTCTGCAATGCCTTTGGAAGAGAACGTCCAGATGTCTGCCTGGACTCTGAAAAGCGAAG GGGCCATCATCGACCTGCAGAGATCACCCAGGAGCTATGCATGGCCCTGCAGTGTGTTCTGGTTCCTTTGTGATTTGAACCATCCGGATACTTTCGTGCAG ctggaTATCTCCCCGGGATATTGCTGGCTTCTCCAAGCATCTCAGAGCCAGGTGGTCATTCGGTTGCCCGCACAAGTCCAGCCAACAGCGATCACTGTGCAGCACCCCTTGAAGAGGTCCTCTGGGCTTGGGGACATCAGCAGCGCCCTGCGAGATTTCACCGTCTCT GGAAtggatgaagaaggaaaagaggaaactCTGCTCGGGACTTTCACCTATGACATAGCAAAAGAGCCGACCCAGACCTTCCCTCTGCAG aatgAGCTTCCCAGAGCCTTTCAGTTTATGAGACTTGGCATACGCAGCAATTGGGGCAAGTCGGGCAACACCTGCATTTATCGAGTGCAGGTTCATGGGAAGGTAACGGGAACGAACGCCGTCGGCCAGGCACGAGGAGACCTCCTgctccagaaataa